The proteins below are encoded in one region of Chloroflexota bacterium:
- a CDS encoding 2'-5' RNA ligase family protein, which translates to MHGIVSLLDERHEKEVENLWAELAERFDIHGIYQTPFPHFSYQVAESYDLDALEAVLERFASNAGGFNISASGLGVFTGPGPVLYVPVVRTRELARLHRLLWPELSEVATGTSDYYHPRNWMPHITLANNDLTPEKLAVAAGWLGDRNLNWEIPINNLALIHDTGDVHELKFIFEW; encoded by the coding sequence ATGCACGGCATCGTCTCACTGCTCGATGAACGGCACGAAAAGGAAGTAGAGAATCTCTGGGCGGAATTGGCCGAACGATTTGATATCCACGGCATCTATCAAACGCCTTTTCCCCATTTCAGCTATCAGGTCGCCGAATCCTATGACCTGGACGCGCTGGAGGCTGTGTTGGAACGCTTCGCCAGCAATGCCGGTGGCTTCAACATTAGCGCCTCCGGTCTGGGTGTGTTCACCGGACCAGGGCCGGTTCTTTATGTCCCGGTTGTACGCACACGGGAATTGGCACGGTTACACCGCTTGCTGTGGCCAGAGCTGTCAGAGGTGGCAACGGGCACTTCGGATTACTACCATCCGCGCAATTGGATGCCCCACATTACGCTGGCCAACAATGATCTGACGCCGGAAAAGCTGGCAGTCGCCGCGGGCTGGTTGGGTGATCGCAACCTGAACTGGGAGATTCCCATCAACAATCTGGCCCTGATCCACGACACGGGTGATGTACACGAACTGAAATTCATCTTCGAATGGTAG